One window of the Chryseobacterium camelliae genome contains the following:
- the mscL gene encoding large conductance mechanosensitive channel protein MscL, translating into MGLIKEFKSFAFKGNVLDLAVGVIIGGAFGKIVSSLVEDVITPLILNPALKAAGAENISKLSWNGVTYGNFLSAVISFLCIAIVLFWIVKAANRIVRKEEAAPAGPTQDQKLLMEIRDILKSKNTL; encoded by the coding sequence ATGGGATTGATTAAAGAATTCAAGTCTTTTGCATTTAAAGGCAATGTTCTCGATCTGGCTGTCGGTGTAATTATCGGAGGCGCGTTCGGGAAAATCGTTTCTTCACTGGTGGAAGATGTCATTACACCGCTGATCCTTAATCCTGCCCTGAAAGCAGCCGGCGCGGAAAATATATCAAAGCTGTCATGGAACGGCGTTACCTACGGTAATTTTCTGTCTGCTGTTATCAGCTTTCTTTGTATTGCCATTGTGCTGTTCTGGATAGTCAAGGCGGCCAACAGGATTGTCCGCAAAGAGGAAGCTGCTCCGGCAGGCCCCACCCAGGACCAGAAGCTCCTTATGGAAATCCGGGATATCCTTAAAAGCAAAAATACATTATAA
- a CDS encoding NAD(P)H-hydrate dehydratase, translating into MKILTSEDIRKCDQYTILHEPVSSVQLMERAALACTNWIAEHCKSHKNIAVFCGTGNNGGDGLAIARLLHSKGFDVEIFTNNLKAKFSEDAAANLKKLRDIPGLSVKSFKDKLNYRFDSKTIIIDALFGTGLSRPLEEDYKEVVTQLNAMSNIRIAIDIPSGLPADGTIAEDAVVLKADYTLSFQFWKKSFLHPETGKFAGKVVILDIHLSEDFIEATDTNDYVIDDSVIESIFIPRENFTHKGSYGKVLVAAGSYGKIGAAVLATKAALRTGAGLTLTLAPACGYRILQASCPEAMFIEGGDRYTTHFEHDEDAVYGIGPGLGKEPETAAALMKFLKKHKKPLVLDADALNMLAENEKYLRLIPEYSIITPHPKEFERLFGKTDNSFERVALARRKAAEYKIHIVLKDHHTQVISPDGKVFYNINGNSGLAKGGSGDILTGIITSLLAQGYSEENAAMLGIWLHGRAADFAAEKHSKESMLPTDVIDALSRAFEELNKKVMVKL; encoded by the coding sequence ATGAAAATATTGACTTCTGAAGACATCCGGAAATGTGATCAATACACCATACTCCATGAGCCGGTCTCATCCGTACAATTGATGGAACGTGCTGCATTAGCCTGCACCAATTGGATTGCCGAGCATTGCAAGAGCCATAAGAATATAGCTGTTTTCTGCGGTACCGGCAACAACGGGGGAGACGGACTTGCCATAGCAAGGCTGCTGCATTCGAAAGGGTTTGATGTAGAGATTTTTACCAACAACCTGAAAGCTAAATTTTCCGAAGACGCTGCAGCGAACCTGAAAAAACTAAGGGATATTCCCGGCCTTTCGGTAAAGAGCTTTAAAGATAAGCTCAACTACCGCTTTGACAGTAAGACAATCATTATTGATGCACTTTTCGGGACCGGACTTTCCAGGCCTCTGGAAGAAGACTATAAAGAAGTGGTTACCCAGCTGAATGCAATGTCAAACATCAGAATTGCGATTGATATCCCGTCCGGCCTTCCGGCAGATGGCACGATAGCCGAAGACGCTGTAGTCCTTAAAGCAGACTATACCCTGAGTTTCCAGTTCTGGAAGAAAAGTTTCCTCCACCCGGAAACCGGGAAATTTGCCGGAAAGGTCGTGATCCTCGACATCCACTTAAGCGAAGATTTTATTGAGGCAACAGATACAAATGACTATGTGATTGACGATAGCGTCATCGAAAGTATCTTCATACCCAGGGAAAATTTTACCCACAAAGGCAGTTATGGAAAAGTATTGGTGGCAGCCGGAAGTTACGGGAAAATAGGCGCAGCGGTCCTGGCGACAAAAGCTGCCCTCAGAACCGGTGCAGGGCTCACACTTACGCTGGCTCCTGCATGCGGATACAGAATTTTGCAGGCCTCCTGTCCCGAAGCAATGTTTATTGAAGGTGGTGACAGGTATACCACTCATTTCGAACATGATGAAGACGCCGTATACGGAATCGGACCCGGATTAGGTAAAGAACCTGAAACTGCTGCTGCCCTGATGAAATTCCTGAAAAAGCATAAAAAACCTTTGGTGCTTGATGCTGATGCCCTTAATATGCTGGCAGAAAATGAAAAATACCTCAGACTGATCCCGGAATATTCCATCATTACGCCCCATCCGAAGGAATTCGAAAGGCTGTTCGGGAAAACAGACAACTCATTTGAAAGGGTAGCGCTGGCCCGCAGGAAGGCAGCTGAATATAAGATTCACATTGTACTCAAAGACCACCACACCCAGGTTATAAGTCCGGATGGAAAGGTATTTTATAATATCAACGGAAATTCAGGGCTCGCCAAGGGCGGAAGCGGCGATATCCTGACCGGCATTATTACTTCGCTTCTGGCGCAGGGCTACTCTGAAGAAAATGCCGCCATGCTCGGCATCTGGCTTCACGGCAGGGCGGCCGACTTTGCCGCTGAGAAACATTCAAAAGAATCAATGTTGCCTACCGATGTCATCGATGCCTTAAGCCGCGCTTTTGAAGAGCTGAATAAAAAGGTAATGGTAAAACTATAA
- the lgt gene encoding prolipoprotein diacylglyceryl transferase: METPFKIWDPTKGITLGPVTLHFYSLMFIFAFGFGYLLMSRIFKIDNVNQKYLEPLFTWTLIGTILGARLGHVIFYQPELFREDFWSVFLPISTKGGLKFTGFSGLASHGATIALIFTTLYYSFKIIKKNPFWVYDRLGIVVALGGAFVRMGNFFNSEIIGKPVDPNSPFALLFPQQSSEYGVTVPRYPSQLFEAFGYVCLFILLWILYRKTNKKYQQGWLFGLFFIILWAIRFFVEFLKMPQGDEFIQIGSLNTGQVLSIPFMIAGVIIMIVSKKFTITQAENEKPD, encoded by the coding sequence CTGGAAACGCCTTTTAAAATCTGGGATCCTACGAAAGGAATCACTTTAGGGCCTGTTACCCTGCACTTCTACAGCCTGATGTTTATTTTTGCATTCGGTTTCGGTTACCTGCTGATGTCCAGGATTTTCAAGATCGACAATGTGAACCAGAAATACCTGGAGCCGTTGTTCACCTGGACCCTGATCGGGACGATCCTGGGAGCAAGGTTAGGCCATGTCATTTTCTACCAGCCGGAATTGTTCAGGGAAGATTTCTGGAGTGTATTTTTACCGATCAGTACCAAAGGAGGGCTTAAATTTACCGGATTTTCAGGCCTGGCCAGCCATGGAGCTACTATTGCATTGATATTCACCACTTTATACTATTCCTTCAAAATCATCAAAAAGAATCCGTTCTGGGTATATGACCGCCTCGGAATCGTTGTGGCCTTGGGAGGAGCTTTTGTAAGGATGGGTAACTTCTTCAATTCTGAAATCATCGGGAAACCAGTAGATCCCAATTCCCCTTTTGCTCTACTATTTCCGCAGCAGAGCAGCGAATACGGAGTGACTGTTCCGCGGTATCCCAGCCAGCTGTTTGAAGCTTTCGGCTATGTATGCCTGTTTATTTTACTATGGATCCTGTACAGGAAAACAAACAAAAAGTACCAGCAGGGATGGTTGTTCGGACTGTTCTTCATTATTCTCTGGGCCATCCGGTTCTTTGTAGAATTTCTGAAGATGCCCCAGGGGGACGAATTCATCCAGATAGGATCATTAAACACCGGACAGGTACTGTCAATCCCTTTCATGATTGCAGGAGTCATCATCATGATCGTTTCTAAAAAGTTTACCATTACTCAGGCAGAGAACGAAAAACCTGATTGA
- the yidD gene encoding membrane protein insertion efficiency factor YidD — MKPAFNKIITFPLVILIRFYQWFISPLLPKNCRYEPTCSHYMVKALQVHGPFKGLWLGLKRIARCHPWGGSGYDPVPPKKP, encoded by the coding sequence TTGAAACCTGCATTCAATAAAATCATTACTTTTCCTTTGGTAATTCTGATCCGGTTTTACCAATGGTTCATTTCGCCGTTGCTACCCAAGAACTGCCGTTATGAGCCTACATGTTCGCATTATATGGTAAAGGCGCTACAGGTTCACGGACCATTCAAAGGACTGTGGCTCGGCCTGAAAAGAATTGCCCGTTGCCACCCCTGGGGCGGGAGCGGTTATGATCCTGTTCCCCCTAAAAAACCTTAA
- a CDS encoding replication-associated recombination protein A — protein MNQNIPLAEKLRPKTLNDVLGQEHLTGEKGTIRKMLNNNTLNSVIFWGPPGTGKTTLAEIISEQSGRKFYKLSAVSSGVKDVRDVIEDAKKQNLFSGKSPILFIDEIHRFNKSQQDSLLHAVEKGWIVLIGATTENPSFEVVSALLSRSQVYILKALSYEKLEELIDIASERYNHDENTRFTISEKEAFIQYSGGDARKLINSVELVLNQYKDHSDREITNQDVMEVLQETMALYDKNGEQHYDIISAFIKSMRGSDPNGTVYWLARMIAGGEDIKFIARRMLILASEDIGLANPNALIMANSCFQAVNVIGNPEARIILSETAVYLAVSPKSNSTYMAINEALALVKKTGNLPVPLHLRNAPTKLMKDLDYGKEYKYAHSYEGSFVDQDFLPAEIKDIKLYEPGNNATEKKIYEELKKKWTNKY, from the coding sequence TTGAACCAGAATATACCATTAGCTGAAAAATTAAGGCCTAAAACACTCAATGATGTTTTGGGACAGGAACACCTTACCGGAGAAAAGGGGACAATAAGGAAAATGCTGAACAACAATACCCTGAATTCTGTGATCTTCTGGGGCCCTCCTGGAACCGGGAAAACGACACTGGCAGAGATCATCTCTGAGCAGTCCGGAAGGAAGTTTTATAAACTTTCCGCCGTTTCTTCAGGAGTGAAAGATGTACGTGATGTGATTGAAGATGCCAAAAAGCAGAACCTTTTTTCCGGTAAGTCACCAATTCTGTTCATTGATGAGATTCACCGATTCAATAAATCGCAGCAGGATTCTCTTCTCCATGCCGTTGAAAAGGGATGGATTGTCCTGATCGGTGCCACCACAGAAAATCCGAGTTTTGAAGTGGTATCGGCATTGCTTTCCAGAAGCCAGGTATACATATTGAAAGCCCTGAGTTATGAAAAGCTGGAAGAACTTATCGATATTGCTTCTGAACGGTACAATCATGATGAAAATACCCGTTTTACAATATCCGAAAAGGAAGCCTTTATACAATATTCCGGAGGGGATGCCAGAAAACTGATCAATTCTGTAGAGCTCGTGCTTAATCAGTACAAAGACCATTCAGACAGGGAGATCACCAATCAAGATGTCATGGAAGTATTGCAGGAAACGATGGCGCTGTACGATAAAAACGGTGAGCAGCATTATGATATCATTTCAGCATTCATCAAATCCATGCGCGGCAGTGATCCTAACGGTACGGTATACTGGCTGGCTAGAATGATTGCCGGAGGGGAAGATATTAAATTTATAGCCAGAAGGATGCTGATCCTTGCTTCGGAAGATATCGGGCTTGCCAATCCGAACGCACTCATCATGGCTAACAGTTGTTTTCAGGCCGTTAATGTAATCGGAAATCCTGAAGCCAGGATTATCCTGAGTGAAACAGCCGTTTACCTTGCGGTGTCCCCGAAAAGCAATTCTACCTATATGGCCATCAATGAAGCATTGGCCCTGGTCAAGAAGACGGGTAACCTTCCGGTTCCCCTCCACCTGAGGAATGCACCGACCAAACTGATGAAGGACCTTGATTATGGCAAGGAGTACAAATATGCTCATTCCTATGAGGGCAGTTTTGTAGATCAGGACTTCCTGCCTGCTGAAATTAAGGATATTAAACTGTATGAACCGGGGAATAATGCCACGGAAAAGAAAATATATGAAGAACTGAAGAAAAAGTGGACTAATAAATATTAA
- a CDS encoding DUF2339 domain-containing protein codes for MNYIFFIFILVVILFVLYRMDQKIRRLEQEIRKISNRSAGTAVNSGSLPAISEELDHQKSTPARAELPIIKPDDQEMPHQKGNNWFSQLSEFLKQNALTVVGIFTLVLGIGYFIKYAVDNNWIGETARAAIGFIAGLLIIGIGYPVRKNYAVFSSVITGGGISVLYFTVTIAFRDYHLFSQQVAFAVTCLITLLSIAFSYAYKSETLSIFALLGGFAAPLMISTGQSNYLFLFSYIMVLNAGMLIIVWLRERRNTGWISFILTFCYLSYWTASKTEAPAIYFYLLSYVLFYAYGLQGFVRNRTLLAADILMLVLLNFFSITGLVYIFNTLHLEPVIIFPLVFALLNLMLAIREYRAKRSGTSYSVFSALTISLITVAAALQLNTHLITSIWAIEATLLLFILKKNGHIIFRKAFYVIFPLVMIAQMATWARYFEKENLNIVFNPVFITSCVTALSAVINLLLIRRKTETDETPYSRLEVICSATVYCLIYATLLFELLYHISAQPLTVIDSIAALYTLYYIFILLLCSKVLKINRPVQNILNYSLLILTAVHISINGSFLADNILHHTIPGTFYFVYALYLIPLAYTVWNFFSNKKVHRPPFDYRINSFVWIVTLSLEIGHLYILGKGIGVHDGLYGKHYITLYLPIIWMLLASVFIYTGIKKDLIELRKIGFFLTGITIIKLYLYDVWQMDHVSRIIAFIILGIILLLSSFIFQRLKKIIQSLIKNADKQNPEKP; via the coding sequence ATGAACTATATATTTTTCATTTTTATCCTGGTCGTTATCCTATTTGTTCTTTACCGGATGGATCAAAAGATCCGCCGTCTGGAACAGGAAATCCGCAAGATCAGCAACAGGTCTGCCGGTACAGCGGTGAATTCCGGCTCTCTGCCGGCAATATCAGAAGAACTCGATCATCAAAAATCTACTCCTGCTCGTGCAGAACTCCCGATAATAAAGCCGGATGATCAGGAAATGCCTCATCAGAAAGGGAACAACTGGTTTTCCCAGTTGTCTGAATTCCTGAAACAAAATGCACTTACCGTCGTAGGAATCTTTACCCTTGTCCTGGGAATCGGTTACTTTATCAAATATGCCGTAGACAATAACTGGATCGGAGAAACTGCGAGAGCAGCAATAGGTTTCATAGCCGGTCTTCTGATTATAGGAATCGGATATCCGGTAAGGAAAAATTACGCTGTATTTTCCTCTGTCATCACGGGTGGCGGAATTTCTGTACTGTATTTCACGGTAACCATTGCCTTTCGGGATTACCATCTGTTTTCACAGCAGGTCGCATTTGCCGTTACCTGCCTGATTACTTTGCTGTCCATTGCTTTTTCTTATGCATACAAAAGTGAAACGCTCAGTATATTTGCTTTATTAGGCGGGTTTGCCGCTCCGTTAATGATCAGTACAGGGCAGAGCAATTATCTTTTTCTCTTCTCCTACATCATGGTCCTGAACGCAGGAATGCTGATTATTGTGTGGTTAAGGGAACGGAGAAATACAGGCTGGATCTCTTTTATCCTGACTTTCTGTTATCTCTCCTACTGGACGGCATCAAAAACGGAAGCCCCGGCCATTTACTTCTACCTCCTCTCCTATGTTCTTTTTTATGCATACGGGCTTCAGGGATTTGTGAGAAACCGGACGCTCCTGGCCGCAGACATCCTGATGCTGGTCTTACTTAATTTTTTCAGCATTACAGGATTGGTCTATATATTCAACACGCTTCATCTGGAACCTGTTATCATCTTCCCGCTGGTTTTTGCCTTGCTCAATCTCATGCTTGCAATACGCGAATACCGGGCAAAAAGATCCGGTACCAGCTACTCAGTTTTTAGCGCACTCACCATCAGCCTGATTACGGTTGCTGCGGCTTTACAACTCAACACACACCTCATTACCAGTATATGGGCCATTGAGGCTACCCTGTTGCTCTTTATCCTGAAAAAAAACGGACATATTATCTTCAGGAAGGCTTTTTACGTCATTTTTCCGTTGGTGATGATAGCACAGATGGCTACATGGGCCCGGTATTTTGAAAAAGAAAACTTAAACATTGTCTTCAATCCGGTATTCATCACAAGCTGTGTAACTGCACTAAGTGCCGTGATTAATCTTTTGCTGATCAGAAGGAAAACCGAAACGGATGAAACGCCCTACTCACGGCTGGAGGTGATATGTTCTGCTACTGTATACTGCCTTATCTATGCTACCCTTCTTTTTGAACTGCTGTACCATATCTCAGCTCAACCTTTAACTGTAATCGACAGTATTGCAGCATTATATACACTATATTATATTTTCATACTACTTTTATGCAGCAAAGTACTTAAAATCAACAGGCCTGTACAAAACATACTCAATTATTCATTGCTGATCCTGACTGCAGTTCACATTTCCATCAACGGTTCTTTCCTGGCCGATAATATTCTGCACCACACAATACCGGGTACTTTCTATTTCGTGTATGCGCTATACCTTATTCCTTTAGCCTATACTGTATGGAATTTTTTCTCAAACAAAAAAGTACACCGTCCACCATTCGACTACCGAATCAATTCATTTGTATGGATTGTTACCCTAAGCCTGGAAATCGGCCATCTGTACATTCTGGGCAAAGGAATCGGAGTACACGACGGATTATACGGAAAACATTATATCACCCTGTATTTACCGATCATCTGGATGCTGCTTGCCAGCGTTTTTATTTATACCGGGATCAAAAAAGATTTGATAGAACTGCGTAAGATCGGTTTTTTCCTTACCGGGATTACGATTATTAAATTATACCTGTATGACGTATGGCAGATGGACCATGTTTCAAGGATCATTGCATTCATTATCTTAGGCATCATTTTACTACTAAGTTCATTTATATTTCAGAGGCTGAAGAAAATAATACAGTCATTAATCAAAAATGCTGATAAACAAAATCCAGAAAAACCGTGA
- the pheA gene encoding prephenate dehydratase, whose amino-acid sequence MKIAFLGPQASFTQLAATQFFPHDELIPQANILDCFHAVENGTADKAVVPLENSIEGTVSMTLDYLYKIPSIKIEAEGVMPIAHHLMVHPDNEQQELEKIYSHPQALAQTFHFLDTHYKNTIRQDFSSTAAAALMVSENPKLRIAAVANQFAANLYGLKIIHRNIQDFEQNHTRFIIISKGNELYNNAQLEVLGEKSGLLVTLPEDHAGGLHQVLSVFAWRKMNLSKIESRTLKTGLGNYFFYINIAGKWESVLHENALEELKSIHAEVDFLGSYKEFLLEA is encoded by the coding sequence ATGAAGATTGCATTTCTAGGGCCACAGGCAAGTTTTACCCAGCTGGCCGCTACCCAGTTCTTCCCGCACGACGAACTGATTCCGCAGGCCAACATCCTGGACTGCTTCCATGCGGTGGAAAACGGGACCGCTGATAAAGCTGTGGTTCCACTGGAGAATTCCATTGAGGGTACCGTGTCCATGACCCTTGATTACCTTTATAAGATCCCTTCGATCAAAATAGAAGCAGAGGGTGTAATGCCGATTGCCCATCATCTGATGGTTCATCCCGATAATGAACAGCAGGAACTGGAAAAAATATATTCCCATCCGCAGGCATTAGCGCAGACTTTTCATTTCCTGGACACGCATTATAAAAATACCATCAGGCAGGATTTTTCTTCCACAGCAGCGGCAGCACTGATGGTTTCGGAAAATCCAAAGCTCAGGATTGCAGCCGTGGCCAACCAGTTTGCAGCGAACCTGTATGGACTGAAAATCATCCATCGCAACATTCAGGATTTTGAGCAGAACCATACACGGTTTATTATCATATCCAAAGGCAATGAACTATATAACAACGCACAACTTGAAGTGCTGGGTGAAAAATCAGGGCTGTTGGTTACCCTTCCTGAAGACCATGCCGGCGGTCTTCATCAGGTGCTCTCTGTGTTCGCCTGGAGAAAAATGAATTTAAGCAAGATAGAATCCAGGACCCTGAAAACCGGTCTCGGAAATTATTTCTTTTATATTAATATCGCAGGCAAATGGGAATCGGTTCTGCATGAAAATGCGCTGGAGGAGCTGAAATCCATCCATGCGGAAGTTGATTTTCTGGGAAGCTACAAAGAATTTCTTCTTGAGGCTTAA
- a CDS encoding acyl-CoA thioesterase, whose protein sequence is MIHTTHSLRVRYGETDPMKYVYYGNYAEYFEVGRVELFRSIGMPYNEIENQGIWLPVSEYKIKYLKPALYDQKLEIHTFVKKMPGVRIEFDYEIFNEEGVKITEASTTLFFLDAATQKVVKCPDFLLKLIENNWKH, encoded by the coding sequence ATGATACACACAACACACTCATTAAGAGTACGTTACGGAGAAACAGATCCTATGAAATATGTCTACTACGGCAATTATGCAGAGTACTTTGAAGTGGGCCGGGTAGAACTTTTCAGGAGCATAGGAATGCCCTATAATGAGATTGAAAACCAGGGAATTTGGCTGCCGGTTTCGGAGTATAAAATTAAGTATTTAAAACCTGCCTTATATGATCAGAAATTGGAGATCCATACCTTTGTAAAAAAAATGCCCGGCGTAAGGATTGAATTCGATTATGAAATCTTCAATGAAGAAGGTGTAAAGATTACCGAAGCCTCCACCACTCTTTTCTTTCTGGACGCAGCCACACAAAAAGTGGTTAAATGTCCGGATTTTTTACTGAAACTGATTGAAAACAACTGGAAACATTAA
- the dnaA gene encoding chromosomal replication initiator protein DnaA, which translates to MGENLMLIWQKCLQFMRDNLNAAEDNSDLKKLEKSFDLLFDKVQPISLVDNNLTLMVPSDFYKEYIEDNYLSLLSAALKKNIGKGVKLWYSVMENKPAGLEKPVTMNMKGKSVPTPKVQETLPPGFSSNIVNPFVVPGIKKVNIDSNLKSDFSFDNYVEGESNKFAATVARSIAKRPGATAFNPLFLYGGYGVGKTHLGQAVGLEVKSQFPDKVVLYLSSEKFIQQFISAAKAHKQTEFANFYQMVDVLIIDDIQFLSGKSATQDSFFHIFDYLHQNGKQIILTSDKAPADIMDIQDRIVSRFKWGLSAEIKSPDYDTRKKIIINKLSRDGIVLTDDMLDFLASETKTNVRELIGVINSVIAYSTIYKSDLSLELLKDTINKIAANQKKVINIPYIQEVVCDYFGIKREQLLSKTRKREIALPRQLAMYFAKEFTNATFTKIGEEMGGKDHSTVMYACDTIKDVSKIDKEVKKYVKELTEKIKH; encoded by the coding sequence ATGGGTGAAAATTTAATGTTGATATGGCAGAAATGCCTTCAGTTTATGCGGGACAATCTTAACGCTGCTGAAGATAATTCTGATTTAAAAAAACTCGAAAAATCCTTCGACCTTCTGTTTGATAAAGTCCAGCCGATTTCTTTGGTGGACAATAATCTTACATTAATGGTACCGAGTGATTTTTACAAGGAATATATTGAAGACAATTACCTGTCTTTACTTTCGGCTGCCCTGAAGAAGAACATCGGGAAAGGGGTTAAGCTGTGGTATTCCGTAATGGAAAACAAGCCGGCAGGGCTGGAAAAACCTGTCACCATGAATATGAAAGGCAAAAGCGTTCCTACGCCCAAAGTTCAGGAAACTTTGCCACCGGGATTTTCATCCAATATCGTCAATCCTTTTGTCGTTCCGGGGATCAAGAAAGTGAATATCGATTCCAACCTGAAATCAGATTTTTCTTTTGATAATTACGTAGAAGGAGAAAGCAACAAGTTTGCGGCAACCGTAGCACGGTCTATTGCAAAAAGACCAGGAGCAACCGCATTCAACCCATTATTCTTATATGGAGGATATGGGGTGGGGAAAACCCACTTAGGGCAGGCCGTAGGTCTGGAAGTAAAAAGCCAGTTCCCGGATAAAGTGGTTTTATACCTTTCCTCAGAAAAATTCATCCAGCAGTTTATCTCTGCAGCCAAAGCCCATAAGCAGACTGAGTTTGCCAACTTTTACCAGATGGTGGACGTACTGATCATTGATGATATCCAGTTCCTTTCCGGAAAATCGGCTACTCAGGACAGTTTCTTCCATATCTTCGATTATCTGCACCAGAACGGGAAACAGATTATCCTGACTTCCGATAAGGCACCGGCAGATATCATGGATATCCAGGACAGGATTGTATCCAGGTTCAAATGGGGACTTTCTGCTGAGATCAAATCTCCGGATTACGATACCCGTAAGAAGATCATCATCAATAAGCTGAGCCGGGACGGTATCGTGCTTACAGATGATATGCTGGATTTCCTTGCTTCTGAGACGAAGACCAATGTAAGAGAGCTGATCGGGGTGATCAATTCCGTGATTGCATATTCAACCATTTATAAGTCTGACCTGAGCCTTGAGCTGTTGAAGGATACCATCAATAAGATCGCGGCCAATCAGAAAAAAGTCATCAACATCCCATATATCCAGGAAGTGGTGTGCGATTATTTCGGAATTAAAAGGGAACAGCTGCTTTCCAAGACCCGAAAAAGAGAAATTGCACTTCCGAGACAGCTGGCAATGTATTTTGCCAAGGAATTCACCAATGCCACCTTTACCAAAATTGGTGAAGAGATGGGAGGGAAGGACCATTCTACTGTAATGTATGCCTGCGATACTATTAAGGATGTCTCTAAAATTGATAAGGAAGTAAAAAAATATGTAAAGGAGCTTACCGAAAAAATAAAGCACTAA
- a CDS encoding low molecular weight protein-tyrosine-phosphatase produces MNILMVCLGNICRSPLAEGIMKTKLPEGFSVDSAGTISQHEGEHPDRRAVKTAANHGIDISRQVSRPITAQDFQNFDKIYCMDIDVYEDVISKAADEEQRRKTALFLEAAGNHENAEVPDPYWGDMEDFEDVYQLLDRGCEQIARQLKAFITSD; encoded by the coding sequence ATGAACATACTGATGGTCTGCCTGGGAAACATATGCCGTAGCCCGCTTGCCGAAGGGATTATGAAAACCAAGCTTCCGGAAGGCTTTTCTGTAGATTCTGCAGGAACCATTTCGCAGCATGAAGGCGAGCACCCGGACAGAAGAGCTGTTAAAACAGCAGCCAATCATGGAATAGATATTTCCCGACAGGTTTCCAGGCCGATTACTGCCCAGGATTTTCAGAATTTTGATAAGATCTACTGCATGGATATTGATGTATACGAAGATGTCATCTCCAAAGCAGCTGATGAAGAGCAGCGCCGGAAAACAGCCCTCTTCCTCGAAGCCGCCGGCAATCATGAAAATGCGGAAGTGCCCGATCCTTATTGGGGCGATATGGAAGATTTCGAAGACGTGTATCAGCTGCTCGACAGAGGGTGCGAACAGATTGCCCGCCAGTTAAAAGCTTTTATCACGTCAGATTAA
- a CDS encoding SAM-dependent methyltransferase produces the protein MLFLLPAYLSENTSITHFSPVIKDYIMQTDYFFVENEKTARKVVKFFAPEKKQSDLKLFLLDKYTENADIREAQALMLRGQDFGLLSEAGLPCIADPGNLMVKWCHEKNIRVIPISGPSSIILALISSGFNGQEFTFNGYLPIDKSEKKKQIQHLESMVQKTGYSQIFMETPYRNNQLLEDLIKFLSPNTKLCIAANINDPEHEFIRTKTIKNWQKEKPELHKVPTVFVLGR, from the coding sequence ATGCTTTTCCTTCTCCCTGCCTACCTTTCTGAAAATACTTCCATCACTCATTTTTCACCGGTGATCAAAGATTACATCATGCAGACGGATTATTTCTTTGTTGAAAATGAAAAAACCGCAAGGAAAGTAGTAAAATTCTTTGCGCCTGAAAAGAAGCAGTCTGATCTCAAGCTTTTTCTGCTGGACAAGTACACGGAGAATGCGGACATCCGGGAAGCGCAGGCACTTATGCTGAGAGGGCAGGATTTCGGGCTGCTGTCTGAGGCAGGGCTTCCCTGTATTGCCGATCCCGGAAATCTGATGGTGAAGTGGTGCCATGAGAAGAATATCAGAGTAATCCCTATTTCAGGGCCTTCGTCTATTATCCTGGCCTTAATTTCCAGTGGGTTCAATGGCCAGGAGTTTACGTTCAATGGATATCTTCCCATTGATAAAAGCGAGAAGAAAAAACAGATCCAGCATCTGGAAAGCATGGTTCAGAAAACCGGATATTCCCAGATTTTCATGGAAACACCGTACCGCAACAATCAGCTGCTGGAAGACCTTATCAAGTTCCTGTCGCCCAATACAAAGCTCTGCATCGCTGCGAACATCAACGATCCTGAACATGAATTCATCAGGACAAAAACCATAAAAAACTGGCAAAAAGAAAAACCTGAACTGCATAAAGTCCCTACGGTATTTGTACTGGGAAGATAA